From Allofrancisella guangzhouensis, a single genomic window includes:
- a CDS encoding chitinase gives MHLKMKIISATTLSLISTVAFANCSIEKVNTGWTGSIEFSCDRDTNLVKNPISFKLTNGVEVGSVWNLDNTVLTTSGSSVSITSKDWSGNPTILKKGKSATIQFSPSASEFSVQDFKVGSADPVDPVDPVDPVDPVDPVDPVDPVDPVEPGSEYPQYSEAATYKSGDIVKKDRKLYRCKTGVEAWCSGAAWAYAPGTGSAWNMAWGNYDPSNPDDPIDPIDPVDPVDPVIPSDKYVTTQAELDAKEAELTSDPLMTEIKNSIKTRDNSIVEAVQAGSPNNPQNVKRVESIISEKDWNYIFPKRSVEYTYENFLKAVAKFPAFCGSYDDGRDADAICRKSLATMFAHFTQETGGHTAHWDVPEWRQGLVHVREMGWDENMRGGYNGECNPDTWQGQTWPCGKFENGDFKSYFGRGAKQLSYNYNYGPFSEAMYGDVRVLLDNPELVADTWLNLASAVFFFVYPQPPKPSMLHVIDGTWQPNAADKANGLTPGFGVTTQIINGGVECGGSVEVAQSMNRINYYENFAKYLGVEIPADEVLGCKLMKQFDAAGAGATNIYWEQDYSWIAGNPDGKSYACKLVGYQTPYSAFKAGDYTNCVKHFFPDIIIK, from the coding sequence ATGCATTTAAAAATGAAAATAATTTCTGCTACAACTTTATCTTTAATAAGTACAGTAGCATTTGCTAACTGTAGTATAGAAAAAGTTAATACAGGTTGGACTGGTAGTATTGAATTTAGTTGCGACAGAGATACTAATTTAGTTAAAAATCCTATTAGCTTTAAATTAACCAATGGAGTAGAAGTAGGTAGCGTCTGGAACCTAGACAATACTGTTCTAACGACTAGCGGTAGTTCTGTATCTATAACCTCAAAAGACTGGAGTGGTAACCCAACAATTCTAAAAAAAGGAAAATCTGCCACTATACAATTCTCTCCTAGCGCTTCTGAGTTTAGCGTTCAAGATTTTAAAGTTGGTTCAGCGGACCCTGTAGACCCTGTAGACCCTGTAGACCCTGTAGACCCTGTAGACCCTGTAGACCCTGTAGACCCTGTAGACCCTGTAGAACCAGGTTCAGAATATCCCCAATACTCAGAAGCTGCAACATACAAAAGTGGTGATATAGTTAAAAAAGATAGAAAACTTTATCGTTGCAAAACTGGGGTAGAAGCTTGGTGCTCAGGGGCAGCTTGGGCTTATGCCCCAGGTACAGGAAGTGCTTGGAATATGGCTTGGGGAAATTACGATCCTAGTAACCCTGACGATCCAATTGATCCAATTGATCCAGTTGATCCAGTTGACCCTGTCATTCCAAGCGATAAATACGTGACTACCCAAGCAGAGTTAGATGCTAAAGAAGCTGAATTAACTAGTGATCCATTAATGACTGAAATTAAGAACTCAATCAAAACTAGAGATAATAGCATTGTTGAAGCTGTCCAAGCAGGATCTCCCAATAACCCACAAAATGTAAAAAGAGTTGAAAGCATAATCTCAGAAAAGGATTGGAATTATATATTCCCTAAACGATCTGTCGAATATACTTATGAAAACTTCTTAAAAGCTGTCGCTAAATTCCCAGCTTTCTGTGGTAGCTATGATGATGGCAGAGATGCAGATGCAATCTGTCGTAAATCACTAGCTACTATGTTTGCTCATTTTACTCAAGAAACGGGTGGACACACAGCACACTGGGACGTTCCAGAATGGCGTCAAGGTCTAGTTCATGTTCGTGAAATGGGCTGGGATGAAAATATGCGTGGTGGTTACAACGGTGAATGTAATCCTGATACTTGGCAAGGACAAACGTGGCCTTGTGGCAAGTTTGAAAATGGTGACTTTAAATCATATTTTGGTAGAGGTGCTAAACAGCTAAGCTATAACTACAATTATGGTCCATTCTCAGAAGCTATGTATGGTGATGTAAGAGTACTATTGGATAATCCAGAGCTAGTTGCAGATACATGGTTAAACTTGGCTTCTGCTGTATTTTTCTTTGTATACCCACAACCACCAAAACCATCTATGTTACATGTAATTGATGGCACATGGCAACCAAACGCTGCTGATAAAGCTAATGGATTAACTCCAGGATTTGGTGTAACAACTCAGATTATCAATGGTGGTGTAGAGTGTGGTGGTAGCGTAGAAGTTGCTCAATCTATGAACCGTATCAACTACTATGAGAATTTTGCTAAATATCTTGGTGTAGAAATACCTGCTGATGAAGTATTAGGTTGTAAACTAATGAAACAATTTGATGCTGCTGGGGCTGGAGCTACTAATATTTATTGGGAACAAGACTATAGTTGGATAGCTGGAAACCCTGATGGTAAATCTTATGCATGTAAGCTAGTTGGTTACCAAACTCCATATTCAGCTTTTAAAGCAGGTGATTACACCAACTGTGTTAAACATTTCTTCCCTGATATAATTATCAAATAG
- the rlmH gene encoding 23S rRNA (pseudouridine(1915)-N(3))-methyltransferase RlmH: protein MKIKILSLGEKPPKWVGDGFEEYRKRLSKAILLELIELPIAKRTKTGNPTLWLEQEAKTILNRLNDNDYLVILDVQSKIISTEELANKIHDWKLHTPNVVILIGGPDGIDQSIKNLARDKISISKMTFPHPIVRIIIAEQIYRAHTILVGHPYHK, encoded by the coding sequence ATGAAAATCAAAATTTTATCACTCGGTGAAAAACCTCCAAAATGGGTAGGTGACGGCTTTGAGGAGTACAGAAAGCGTCTTAGTAAAGCTATCCTTCTTGAACTTATAGAACTACCCATAGCAAAACGTACTAAAACTGGTAATCCTACTCTATGGCTAGAGCAGGAGGCAAAAACTATACTAAATCGGCTTAATGACAATGACTATCTAGTCATATTAGACGTTCAATCTAAGATAATATCTACAGAGGAATTAGCCAATAAAATCCACGATTGGAAACTCCACACCCCGAACGTTGTAATATTGATTGGTGGACCAGATGGTATTGATCAAAGTATTAAAAACTTAGCTAGAGATAAAATTTCCATTTCAAAGATGACTTTTCCACACCCTATAGTTAGAATAATAATAGCAGAGCAAATATATAGAGCTCACACCATTTTGGTTGGCCACCCTTATCATAAATAA
- the yaaA gene encoding peroxide stress protein YaaA, protein MIIVISPAKSQNFEPIKINYNFTQPQFKHETKQLISKLKHYETDEIENLMKISPKLAQEVFDKHNTFNPDKFDNTNAKAAIFTFSGDVYKGLNAKTLDEETINYSQEHLLILSGLYGLLRPLDLIQAYRLEMSTKVKINNKILHKYWQNKITVQLNKFFEFQNNKTLINLASSEYSQAIDKKLLNANWLDIDFKENKSGSYKTISIYAKKARGLMARFILTNKIDDIQSIKKFNVGGYQYNPELSQDNLLCFTR, encoded by the coding sequence ATGATTATTGTAATTTCACCCGCAAAAAGTCAAAACTTTGAGCCAATAAAAATAAACTACAACTTTACGCAACCTCAGTTTAAACATGAAACCAAACAGTTAATTAGCAAACTTAAGCATTATGAGACTGATGAAATAGAAAATTTAATGAAAATAAGCCCTAAATTAGCACAAGAAGTTTTTGATAAGCACAACACATTTAACCCAGATAAATTTGATAACACAAATGCAAAAGCTGCAATATTCACATTCAGCGGAGACGTTTATAAAGGTCTAAACGCTAAGACTCTGGATGAAGAAACTATAAACTATTCTCAAGAACATTTACTAATATTATCTGGTTTGTATGGGCTCTTACGCCCTCTTGATTTAATACAAGCATATAGATTAGAAATGAGTACAAAAGTTAAAATAAATAACAAAATATTACACAAATATTGGCAAAACAAAATAACCGTCCAATTAAATAAGTTTTTTGAATTCCAAAATAATAAAACCCTTATAAACCTAGCTTCTAGTGAATATTCACAAGCTATTGATAAAAAACTTTTAAATGCTAACTGGCTTGATATAGACTTCAAAGAAAATAAAAGTGGCTCTTATAAAACTATAAGTATATATGCAAAAAAAGCTCGAGGCTTGATGGCTAGATTTATACTTACAAACAAAATTGATGATATTCAAAGTATTAAAAAGTTTAATGTTGGAGGCTACCAGTACAATCCCGAGCTTTCACAAGATAACCTTTTGTGTTTTACAAGGTAA
- a CDS encoding sterol desaturase family protein has protein sequence MNAESILRLSFFFGILLVMLLWEFASPKRKNNQVFNLKRKFNNLILVFLNTIILRIIFPTAAVGVAIWCQDYKIGLLYAFDIAMWLAVIVAFLALDFAIYLQHVLFHYLPVLWKLHRVHHADMEYDVTTGLRFHPIEIVLSMIIKFGVIIFIGAPVLAVIIFEIVLNATSMFNHGNVNLSPKIDKFLRYIVVTPDMHRVHHSVLSKETNSNFGFNFSIWDKIFQTYIKQPKSAHENMDIGVNEYRNPKQTQTLLGMLCMPFKRD, from the coding sequence ATGAATGCAGAATCTATTTTACGCTTAAGCTTTTTTTTTGGTATTTTGTTGGTTATGTTGTTATGGGAATTTGCATCTCCAAAACGTAAAAACAATCAAGTTTTTAATCTAAAAAGAAAGTTTAATAACTTAATCTTAGTTTTCTTAAATACTATTATTTTAAGGATTATTTTTCCTACTGCAGCAGTAGGAGTAGCTATATGGTGTCAAGATTACAAAATTGGATTGCTATATGCTTTTGATATCGCTATGTGGTTAGCTGTAATAGTTGCTTTTTTAGCATTAGATTTTGCGATTTATTTACAGCATGTGCTTTTTCATTATTTACCTGTTTTATGGAAATTACATCGTGTGCATCATGCTGATATGGAATATGATGTAACTACAGGGTTACGCTTTCACCCAATTGAAATTGTTTTATCAATGATTATTAAATTTGGTGTGATAATTTTTATAGGAGCTCCAGTATTAGCGGTAATAATTTTTGAAATAGTATTAAATGCTACATCTATGTTTAATCATGGTAATGTCAACTTATCGCCAAAAATAGATAAATTCTTACGCTATATAGTTGTAACTCCTGATATGCATAGAGTTCATCATTCTGTATTATCAAAAGAAACTAATTCAAACTTTGGGTTTAATTTTTCTATATGGGATAAAATATTTCAAACCTATATTAAGCAACCTAAATCAGCCCATGAAAATATGGATATTGGTGTTAATGAATATAGAAATCCAAAGCAAACTCAAACTTTATTAGGTATGTTGTGTATGCCTTTTAAGAGAGATTGA
- a CDS encoding TatD family hydrolase, with protein sequence MIIDSHCHLNYLKLEDVNLEQVIKNAKSVGVEKIISIAVAWHEIDEIQQIAENFANVYFSVGVHPSELDTHQPNMDELIVKSNHSKCVAIGETGLDYYYNNQDTRAKQIEKFVNHIQAAIEVSKPIIVHTRAAKQDTLDILKSENVERCGGILHCFTEDYDMAKQALDMGMYISFSGILTFKNAKDIQETAKKLPLDRILVETDAPYLTPVPFRGKPNYPEYVKYVVEFLAKLRGESLEKVSKQTYKNTCEVFNC encoded by the coding sequence ATGATTATTGATTCACATTGCCACCTTAACTATTTAAAACTTGAAGATGTTAATTTAGAGCAGGTTATAAAAAACGCAAAAAGTGTCGGGGTTGAGAAAATTATTTCAATTGCCGTGGCGTGGCATGAAATAGATGAAATCCAACAAATAGCTGAAAATTTTGCAAATGTGTATTTTTCTGTCGGTGTGCACCCTAGTGAATTAGATACTCATCAGCCAAACATGGATGAGTTGATTGTTAAATCTAACCATTCAAAATGTGTCGCTATAGGAGAAACTGGTTTAGATTATTACTATAATAACCAAGATACTAGAGCCAAGCAAATAGAAAAATTTGTAAATCATATTCAAGCAGCTATAGAAGTTTCAAAACCAATAATTGTCCATACAAGAGCAGCTAAGCAAGATACATTAGATATCCTAAAATCAGAGAATGTCGAGAGATGTGGAGGTATACTTCACTGTTTTACAGAAGATTATGATATGGCAAAACAAGCTCTAGATATGGGGATGTATATATCGTTTTCGGGGATTCTAACATTTAAAAATGCTAAAGATATCCAAGAAACAGCTAAAAAATTGCCATTAGATAGAATATTGGTAGAAACAGATGCTCCTTATTTAACACCAGTACCATTTAGAGGTAAGCCAAACTACCCTGAATATGTAAAATATGTAGTAGAATTCCTTGCAAAATTAAGAGGTGAGAGTTTGGAGAAAGTATCTAAACAAACCTATAAAAATACTTGTGAAGTTTTTAATTGCTAG
- a CDS encoding transporter substrate-binding domain-containing protein: protein MNKIIVALILSTLCITISYAKLLVGTTGDYAPFSIYDENIKSFSGEDIQLIKDFAKFKGENVEFVKTTWKTAEQSLKDGLFDVFVGGVTITLERQKLFVFSNPLASFNKSAMSLCENVDKYKNYQDIDSPNTLIIENRGGTNEKFALQKVRNAKILIINDNKQAIKSITEGIDGIRPDIMFTDTVEIAYQHSINSKLCQIPVKVDNNISYKAFMFNKTEEGRELVKEFNQWLKEKRQV, encoded by the coding sequence ATGAATAAAATTATAGTAGCACTTATTTTGAGTACTCTTTGTATAACAATAAGTTATGCTAAACTTCTTGTTGGAACTACGGGGGATTATGCACCTTTTTCTATTTATGATGAAAACATTAAAAGCTTTAGTGGTGAAGATATTCAACTAATAAAAGATTTTGCAAAGTTCAAAGGTGAAAACGTTGAGTTTGTTAAAACTACTTGGAAAACTGCTGAACAAAGTTTAAAGGATGGCTTATTTGATGTGTTTGTTGGAGGTGTGACTATAACACTAGAGCGCCAAAAATTATTTGTATTTTCAAACCCGTTGGCATCTTTTAATAAAAGTGCTATGAGTTTATGTGAGAACGTTGATAAATACAAAAATTATCAAGATATAGATAGTCCAAATACTCTTATTATAGAAAATAGAGGTGGTACAAACGAAAAGTTTGCATTACAAAAGGTAAGAAATGCAAAGATCTTAATAATAAATGATAACAAGCAAGCAATAAAATCTATCACTGAGGGGATAGATGGAATAAGGCCTGATATAATGTTTACAGATACTGTAGAAATAGCTTATCAACATTCAATTAATTCTAAACTATGCCAAATACCGGTTAAAGTAGATAATAATATCTCTTATAAAGCTTTTATGTTTAACAAAACAGAGGAAGGAAGAGAGTTGGTTAAAGAATTTAATCAGTGGCTTAAAGAAAAAAGACAGGTATGA
- a CDS encoding cupin domain-containing protein, whose translation MRNNLFDVIPNFSKHEKFIDLLSTKNIKIEKIISYGQVTSTDTPYIQQHDEWVLVLKGNAKLKLEDKEYTLEQGEYLFIPKNIKHWVTYTDNPTIWLAIRIKE comes from the coding sequence ATGAGAAATAATTTATTTGATGTAATTCCTAACTTTTCTAAACACGAAAAGTTTATCGATTTATTAAGCACTAAAAATATTAAAATTGAAAAGATAATTTCATATGGTCAAGTAACTTCTACAGATACACCTTATATTCAACAACATGATGAATGGGTGCTAGTATTAAAAGGTAATGCAAAACTTAAATTAGAGGATAAAGAGTATACTTTAGAGCAAGGAGAGTATCTATTTATTCCTAAAAATATCAAGCATTGGGTAACTTATACAGACAATCCAACCATTTGGCTTGCTATCCGCATTAAGGAGTAA
- a CDS encoding TSUP family transporter, with translation MQEFLADHFLLLCIFIVAMGFLASFIDSIAGGGGLISVPALSMVGLPITVTLGTNKLQASIGTAIATFKYYKSGLIDIKTVVRGLVAGFIGACFGAVMALIINNQFMNYIVPVLLVVIFLFSIFNKNLGVDVGKKRVSEAVFFTIFGFLLGIYDGFFGPGVGNLWIIAIVYFLGYTFLQASGYAKVLNLKSNLFSLMIFVVSGHVNIFYGLMMALGSFFGGWIGSRMVILRGSGLVRPIFIIVVGITIFTFIFTKIS, from the coding sequence ATGCAAGAGTTTTTAGCAGATCATTTTCTATTGTTGTGCATATTTATAGTGGCAATGGGTTTTCTAGCAAGCTTTATAGATTCTATAGCTGGTGGCGGTGGACTTATTAGTGTTCCTGCTTTGAGTATGGTGGGATTGCCTATTACAGTTACCCTTGGCACTAATAAACTACAGGCTAGTATTGGTACAGCTATAGCTACTTTTAAATATTATAAAAGTGGTCTTATTGATATCAAAACTGTAGTAAGAGGTTTAGTAGCAGGTTTTATAGGAGCTTGTTTTGGTGCGGTGATGGCCCTAATTATTAATAATCAGTTTATGAATTATATTGTACCAGTGCTTTTAGTTGTTATTTTCTTATTTAGTATTTTTAATAAGAATTTAGGTGTTGACGTGGGTAAAAAGAGAGTGTCAGAAGCAGTATTTTTTACTATTTTTGGTTTTTTACTAGGCATCTATGATGGTTTTTTTGGCCCTGGGGTTGGTAATCTCTGGATTATAGCTATAGTTTATTTTCTTGGGTATACGTTTTTACAAGCTTCTGGATACGCTAAAGTACTTAACTTAAAAAGTAATTTATTCTCTTTAATGATATTTGTAGTGTCTGGTCATGTGAATATATTTTATGGTTTAATGATGGCTTTGGGAAGCTTTTTTGGTGGCTGGATAGGCTCAAGAATGGTTATATTAAGAGGGTCAGGTTTAGTTAGACCAATATTTATAATAGTCGTTGGTATAACAATATTTACGTTTATTTTTACCAAAATTAGTTAG
- a CDS encoding ABC transporter ATP-binding protein produces MSKEKALEVVNLSKVYKSGLKAVDNISFNVEKGDFFALLGPNGAGKSTTLGMISSLVNKTSGKIKIFGYDIDTGFNQARKHLGVMSQEINLNIFETPLNILITQAGFFGISKKQAQPYAEELLKKVELYEKRNTQVRFLSGGMKRRLMVIRALVHKPKLLILDEPTAGVDVELRNSLWKMISQFHKEGLTVILTTHYLEEAESMCNYIALIHKGKLHINTDMKTFLKSADKHTYIFDLKDKCNDNIRLESGISKLIDSYTLEVEVSKGVVLNDIFSELSTKYNLEVLDVRTKSAKLEQLFIDVARNK; encoded by the coding sequence ATGTCAAAAGAGAAAGCTCTTGAAGTAGTAAACCTAAGTAAAGTTTACAAAAGTGGGTTAAAAGCAGTTGACAATATTAGTTTTAACGTAGAAAAAGGAGACTTTTTTGCTTTGTTGGGGCCCAATGGAGCTGGTAAATCTACTACTTTAGGGATGATATCGTCACTTGTAAATAAGACATCTGGAAAAATTAAAATATTTGGATATGACATTGATACTGGTTTTAATCAAGCACGTAAGCATTTAGGAGTTATGTCACAAGAGATTAACTTAAATATTTTTGAAACTCCACTTAATATCTTAATAACACAAGCTGGTTTTTTTGGTATTTCAAAAAAACAAGCCCAACCATATGCTGAAGAGTTATTAAAAAAAGTAGAGCTATATGAAAAGCGTAATACTCAAGTGAGATTTTTATCTGGTGGAATGAAAAGAAGACTTATGGTTATTAGAGCCTTAGTTCATAAACCTAAATTACTCATATTAGACGAGCCAACAGCGGGTGTTGACGTTGAGCTTAGAAATTCTCTTTGGAAGATGATATCACAGTTCCATAAAGAAGGTTTAACTGTAATTCTAACTACACATTACTTGGAGGAAGCTGAGTCTATGTGTAACTATATTGCTTTGATACATAAGGGGAAGCTTCATATAAATACGGATATGAAAACTTTTCTGAAATCAGCAGATAAACATACGTATATTTTTGATTTAAAAGATAAATGTAATGATAATATTCGACTTGAATCTGGTATATCTAAACTCATAGATAGTTATACTTTAGAAGTAGAGGTAAGCAAGGGAGTAGTCTTAAATGATATTTTCTCTGAATTAAGTACAAAATATAATTTAGAGGTGTTAGATGTTAGAACAAAATCAGCTAAACTAGAACAGCTATTTATAGATGTAGCAAGAAATAAGTAG
- a CDS encoding ABC transporter permease, with the protein MSIRDYWIMYITIFNRESKRIFRIWPQTLLPSVITIVLYFLIFGKVVGSRIGNMHDGITYMQYITPGLIIMAVIQNSYGNVVSSFFGMRFSRAIEELLVSPVNNHIIVLGYISGGIFRGFLVGVFVSIAAFILGGFTSIHSFILVLAGFIFCGALFSLGGLLNAIFSQKFDDTTIFPTFVLTPLIYLGGVFYDINNLSGFWHFLSACNPLFYIVDFVRYGFIGISTVNPYIAFSAIVIFTFILYYLAWYLLSRGIRLKP; encoded by the coding sequence ATGAGTATAAGAGATTATTGGATAATGTATATAACAATTTTTAATCGCGAGAGTAAAAGAATTTTTAGAATTTGGCCTCAAACTCTTTTACCTTCGGTAATAACGATTGTCTTATATTTTTTGATATTTGGTAAGGTTGTAGGCTCTCGTATAGGTAATATGCATGATGGTATTACTTATATGCAATATATTACTCCTGGTTTGATAATAATGGCTGTAATACAGAACTCTTATGGTAATGTAGTTAGCTCATTCTTTGGGATGCGCTTTAGTAGAGCTATAGAAGAACTTTTAGTTTCTCCAGTTAATAATCATATTATAGTACTTGGGTATATATCTGGAGGGATATTCAGAGGATTTTTGGTTGGAGTTTTTGTAAGTATAGCGGCTTTTATATTAGGTGGTTTTACTAGTATTCATAGTTTTATTTTAGTGTTGGCTGGATTTATATTTTGTGGAGCATTATTTTCTTTAGGTGGTTTATTGAATGCTATATTTTCACAAAAGTTTGATGACACAACTATTTTTCCAACATTTGTACTTACGCCTCTTATTTACTTAGGTGGTGTTTTTTACGATATAAACAATCTATCTGGATTTTGGCACTTTTTATCAGCGTGTAATCCACTATTTTATATAGTTGATTTTGTTAGATATGGCTTTATAGGTATTTCAACGGTAAATCCATATATTGCATTTTCTGCTATAGTAATTTTCACTTTTATTTTATACTATTTAGCTTGGTATTTATTAAGTAGGGGTATTCGTTTGAAGCCGTAA